From the genome of Alphaproteobacteria bacterium:
AGTCCGGCCGCACCAAAATCGTCTCGAAGTGAAACCGGAGAACCCATGGCAAACCTCCATCCGTTTGCCATCTTGAATCAGAAAAACACCGTTCCGGAAAGCCCCTATATGAGTCCCACTCACAGAGACTTGGTATTAGCGCAACGTCCGCCGCTCAACTAACATTCAACTCGGCCCACACAATGGGGACCGATAGAGCGATCAAAGCTATCTTGGATCTAAGCGCACATCGCCCGGCTGCGTACGCCGCCGGTGCCGGCTTGACCCAAGCGGCGGTCGGCGTGGAGAGGAAAACCACCGGAGACGTGTGCCTGACTGATGGGGAATACGGCCATCAGCACTAGGAGGCCACCGTTGGTGCCGGTATTGGGGCTACGCGAAGCGCAATGCCCACGCACATCGAATTCCAAATTGCCATTGAAAGCCCAAATAGCTACCGTAATGGCCAGAACCGGCGGTCATCCGGGAGATATCGGACTATGGTCGTTTCTTCCCGGGGAACACTGGTATCTCGCTTCCACGCGGATTGAGGATGGAAGGGCCATGCAATGACATTCAAAAAGACTTTCAATCTGAATCCGTCGGATATCGACGTCATCGAACTCTGCTTAAGGAAGGAATTGTCCATTCGTTCGGATAGTTACCGGGAATCGGCAGAGCGGGAAAACGCAGAGGAGATGGAGAGCTTCAAGCAAAACATTTCGGAAATCACGGAACTCCTCGGCAAAATCCATAACCAAAAGATCTGGTTCGGTGGCGATCCCGCTAAGCCCTGGGTGCCGAAAGGATGAGAACGAAGAATATCCCCACTCAACTCTTTTTCAAACGAGCTTTTAAGAATTCGCAGATTGAACTATGAAACCGCGAAGATCCTGCTGACCATCGACGGCCAAATGGTCACTGCCACAAAGAGAGGAAGGCAATGCAAGATGACCGAGTGGGTGAGAAGCGCACGCGCGACGCTGGGATCGACCAGGACCATGCGGGCGAACCCGAGGTGAGCCCTGAGCCGTGTCGGCTGGAAATCGACGGTAAGTCGGTTGAAGCGATGGCGGGCGAGACCATCCTGGCGGCGGTCCGCCGTGCGGGCATCGATATTCCTGCAATGTGCGCCGATCCTCGAATAAAGCCCACTGGCGATTGCGAATTGTGCAATGTCGTCCTTGACGGCCGGGCAGACCTTGTGAAGGCCTGCATGACCGTGGCCAAAGAGGGCATGACGGTCCAGACCGAAAATTTGGAATTGAAGGCGCTACGCAAGGACAGGCTCAATACCTATCTCGCCGATCACAACGCCTATTGCCAACCGCCCTGCACGGCGGCTTGCCCCGCCGGGATCGACGTTGCCGGTTATATCGACCTCATCCTCCAGAAAGACTATGCAGGGTCAACGGCTCTCATAAAGGAGATGCTGCCGTTGCCGGGCGTGCTTGGGCGCGTGTGCCCAAGACCTTGCGAAGATCCGTGCAGGCGCGTTCAGATTGACGGCAAGCCGGTCGCAATCTGCGCCTTGAAACGCTTCGCGGCGGACAAGGCTGTGGAATCAGGATTGCCAACGCAACCCGAGCCAAAACCTGCCACCGGCAAACGCGTCGCCGTCATTGGAGCCGGCCCGGCGGGACTCTCTGCGGCTTACTATCTGGCGCTTGCCGGACACAAGGTTACGCTGCTTGAAATGGAAAAGAAGGCGGGAGGCCAGTTGCGCTTCGGCATTCCGCCCTACCGCCTGCCCACGCATGTCCTTGACCAGGAGATCAACGACATCCTGTCGCTCGGCGTCGAACTAAAGACGGGCCAGGCGATGGGCCGTGAATATCAGATCGAAACACTCAAGGATCAGGGGTACGACGCTGTTTACCTGTCCATTGGTGCTACGATCGCCAAACCGACGGGTATTCCTGGCGAGGACGCCAAAGGTGTTATACCGGCGATCAAGTTTCTCGCCGACGTCAACTGGAGCCAGACCGTCGATATCGGTAATCGCGTCATCGTCATCGGCGGAGGCTTTACCGCAGCAGACGCGGTGCGCACGGCACGCCGTGTCGGTGCGTCCGATGTGACCATGATGTATCGACGTACGCGCAAGGAGATGTCAGCGGCCGCACACGAAATACACGAATGCGATGTCGAGGGCATCAAGCTCGAGCTCCTCACAGCCCCCGTTTCCGTGAAGGTCGAGAATGGACACGCCGTTGGCTTAACGTCACAGCGCATGGAGCTCGGCGAACCAGATGAAAGCGGCCGCCGCCGCCCGGTCCCAATACCGGGTTCGGAGTATTTTACGCCTGCAGAAACGATTATCATGGCGATCGGGCAGGACGTCGACGTCGCCTCGCTCAAAGAGGATGACCTCGGTCTCGACACAAGATGGGGCACCATCGTCGTGGACGAAACAACGTTGAAGACCAACCTGCCCGGCGTTTTCTCTGGTGGTGATTGCGTTACCGGTGCAGCCACTGTCGTTGAATGCGTGGGGGCCGGGCGTCTGAGTGCCCTCGCTATCAATGCTTACCTGAACGGTGCCGACGACGCTGGCATTGCCGCCGCGATCTTCCAGTACAAGCCCGAGTTTTTCGACATCGGCGCGAAAGCCGCATCAGCGGCACCGATGGCCGAAATGCCGGTCCTAGATAGCGAGGATCGCTCCAGGACGTTCGAAAATTCACAACACGGCGGCGACGTGGACAATGACGAAGCCTTCAAAGAGGTTGAAGTCGGTTTTTCAGAGGAAGTGGCATTGCAAGAAGCCGGTAGGTGCCTCATGTGCCGTTGCCCGGCGGCCGGCGTGTGTACGTTGCAGAGCCTGTCCATCGAATACGGTGCTGGAACCAAGACTTACCTGGGTAAGGATGCATGGAAATGAATGTAATTCCCAAGATCAATGAGATTGAACCGGTCGATCCAGGCATCGCACCGCCGCTTGTGTCCTGGCCGTTTTTTCAGCTCGAATTCGAAAAGTGTATCAAATGCCTGCAATGCGTACGCATCTGCAACGAAGTTCAGCATCGTAAGGTCTATACGGTCGACCAGTCGGGCTACCCGGTACTCGTCAGCGGCACCAACGACTTCCGCGACACGCAATGCAACAACTGCGGTCAGTGTGTCGGTGTGTGCCCGACGGGCTCATTCAAGGATCTATCTGACACCGGCGTTCTACCCAAGAACCTGCGCCGGAAAACCACGACGACTTGTTGTTATTGCGGTGTCGGCTGTGCCATCGAGTTGGAAACCGAAATGGGGCAGGTTGTCGCCGTTAATCCCTCGCCCGTCTCGGACGCCAACATCGGTAATCTGTGCGTCAAGGGCCGTTTCGGTATGGATTTCATTCATCATCCCGATCGTTTGACGCAGCCGCTGATGCGCCGTGGCGGCAAGGATAGCCCTCTCGAACCAGCAAGTTGGGACGAAGCAATCGCCTTTACGGCAAAGCGCCTCAATGAGGTTAAGGCCAAGCACGGCGCCCATGCTCTTGCTGGCCTTACTTCGGCGCGGGCCACGAATGAGGAGAATTTTGTTTTCCAGAAGATGATCCGGTGCGCCTTCGGCACCAACAACATCGACCACTGCGCACGGCTTTGTCATATGGCCTCTGCCGTCGCCCTAAAAAAGGCAGTCGGCTCCAGCGCCCCTTCCGCTTCAAGTCCCGATGTGCGTATGGCAACGGCTTTCATCGTGTGCGGATCAAACACGACTGTGACGCACCCTGTTATTTCAAGCCAGGTGTTCAAGGCCAAGTATGAGAGCGGGGCAAAGGTTGTCGTCATCGACCCGCGCCGCATCGAGATGGTCGACCATGCCGATGTGTGGCTGAGGCCGAAGAACGGCACCAATGTCGCCGTGCTGAATGGCGTTGCGCATATCATCTGGAAGGAGGGACTGGCCAACGACGAATTCATCGAGGCGCGAACGGAAAACTGGCAGGCCTATATCGAGAACCTCGAAAGATATACGCCTGAGTATGTTGAAGAGGTTTCCGGCGTGCCACAGAGCCGGCTGCGCGAAGCAGCACTGATATATGGCAAGGCAGCGCGCGGCATGCTTTTGTGGGGCATGGGCATCACCCAGCACCTGACCGGCGTCGATGGCGCTCTGGCAATGGCCAATCTCTCACTGATCTCGGGTCACGTCGGCCGTCCCGGCACCGGCTTTATC
Proteins encoded in this window:
- a CDS encoding FAD-dependent oxidoreductase, with product MQDDRVGEKRTRDAGIDQDHAGEPEVSPEPCRLEIDGKSVEAMAGETILAAVRRAGIDIPAMCADPRIKPTGDCELCNVVLDGRADLVKACMTVAKEGMTVQTENLELKALRKDRLNTYLADHNAYCQPPCTAACPAGIDVAGYIDLILQKDYAGSTALIKEMLPLPGVLGRVCPRPCEDPCRRVQIDGKPVAICALKRFAADKAVESGLPTQPEPKPATGKRVAVIGAGPAGLSAAYYLALAGHKVTLLEMEKKAGGQLRFGIPPYRLPTHVLDQEINDILSLGVELKTGQAMGREYQIETLKDQGYDAVYLSIGATIAKPTGIPGEDAKGVIPAIKFLADVNWSQTVDIGNRVIVIGGGFTAADAVRTARRVGASDVTMMYRRTRKEMSAAAHEIHECDVEGIKLELLTAPVSVKVENGHAVGLTSQRMELGEPDESGRRRPVPIPGSEYFTPAETIIMAIGQDVDVASLKEDDLGLDTRWGTIVVDETTLKTNLPGVFSGGDCVTGAATVVECVGAGRLSALAINAYLNGADDAGIAAAIFQYKPEFFDIGAKAASAAPMAEMPVLDSEDRSRTFENSQHGGDVDNDEAFKEVEVGFSEEVALQEAGRCLMCRCPAAGVCTLQSLSIEYGAGTKTYLGKDAWK
- the fdhF gene encoding formate dehydrogenase subunit alpha, with the protein product MNVIPKINEIEPVDPGIAPPLVSWPFFQLEFEKCIKCLQCVRICNEVQHRKVYTVDQSGYPVLVSGTNDFRDTQCNNCGQCVGVCPTGSFKDLSDTGVLPKNLRRKTTTTCCYCGVGCAIELETEMGQVVAVNPSPVSDANIGNLCVKGRFGMDFIHHPDRLTQPLMRRGGKDSPLEPASWDEAIAFTAKRLNEVKAKHGAHALAGLTSARATNEENFVFQKMIRCAFGTNNIDHCARLCHMASAVALKKAVGSSAPSASSPDVRMATAFIVCGSNTTVTHPVISSQVFKAKYESGAKVVVIDPRRIEMVDHADVWLRPKNGTNVAVLNGVAHIIWKEGLANDEFIEARTENWQAYIENLERYTPEYVEEVSGVPQSRLREAALIYGKAARGMLLWGMGITQHLTGVDGALAMANLSLISGHVGRPGTGFIPLRGQSNVQGCSDMQGQHNNLPGYHDIKDPKDRAKFEKAWGVPMPEDEFLTVVEMEEGAGEGNIKAMYIMGENPMGSSPDITEVEHGLKKLEFFVVQDLFLSETAALADVVFPAASFAEKDGTFTNTERRVQLVRKAVEPPGEARADWEIICDVSTAMGYPMSYPGAAGIMEEIASLVPSYAGMRHERLGGSGLQWPCFDTEHPGTRFLYEENFPTPSGKGLFHVVNQDYAGEDVADDHYPLNLNSGRLLEHYHTGTMSRRSRGLDHMRPEGEVEVHPEDARRYDLEDGCMGRIVTKRGSIEVKVFVTDRTPEGAIFYPFHFAEAPANRLISGTFDKASQTPAYKRTAARVERIEA